A part of Paenarthrobacter sp. A20 genomic DNA contains:
- a CDS encoding alpha/beta hydrolase encodes MGIFDTAVEIAFDDGAADALISAADSADQTLRSEGSFLVVATGYAMEDFRGGYATLFARTLAVRADDRGRLAGVLAALAEDVKQAKVKAREEKSRLKELAAWQQRADFREQHFQTFQGVASDPMPAEWPVAAPTISAVFSAGARDRFAGGAGGATSSADPGKLREFVSQSRAFTNIMDAELGRIRNAWSGFTSACSWVNSGSVTFVSGFEQLLTENAADAIWLEQIAAAFETAGSGSMADITLNRALILYAPPGQVGLNDIGALNAAQLKAWLAVPANKDRLQGLLEQPGQDPVVIAKWWAGFGQTVAGGTLEPGEAQLLLIEAIPGVIGNLNGITATARNLANRKRLITEQDRINAELARTPQLLPASQGMSMTNPAWTRLQTQQKALDGITDALRNAGGTKAVLLGFDLTHGSPKAQVSAGNPDTADNVTYAVSGMNITPQSGFNDWATNAANLKLRQSLNDAGESFAVVAWINYEPPTVPTVNSGDAARTGAERFVTDLQAFNAVRESLGNRTPETLHVLAHSYGTTVTSNALAAAALNVASFTMLGSAGIEKEIRNTGDLHVPGGHVYASEASGDGLADLGRFQRQDPRLESFGAKVFSSEEATIDGTQYQGTTEHNTLVHRTASDGYGYLDKETTALYEAALTTTGNGDRILPNGRPVSPPLGFAGR; translated from the coding sequence GTGGGGATCTTTGATACGGCGGTGGAGATTGCGTTCGACGATGGCGCCGCCGACGCTCTGATCAGCGCTGCTGATTCCGCGGATCAGACCCTGCGCTCCGAAGGTAGCTTCCTGGTTGTCGCCACGGGTTATGCGATGGAGGACTTTAGGGGCGGCTATGCGACCTTGTTCGCCCGCACTTTGGCCGTCCGGGCCGATGACCGTGGCCGGCTTGCCGGTGTCCTCGCGGCGTTGGCGGAGGACGTCAAGCAAGCAAAGGTCAAGGCACGGGAAGAGAAGTCCCGGCTGAAGGAACTTGCTGCGTGGCAGCAACGCGCCGATTTCCGTGAACAACACTTTCAAACTTTCCAGGGTGTGGCGAGCGATCCGATGCCCGCGGAATGGCCGGTGGCTGCTCCGACGATTTCAGCGGTGTTTTCGGCGGGGGCCCGGGACCGGTTCGCCGGCGGAGCGGGGGGCGCAACCAGCTCAGCTGATCCTGGAAAGCTGCGCGAATTTGTGTCCCAATCCCGCGCCTTCACCAACATCATGGACGCGGAACTGGGGAGAATCCGAAACGCGTGGAGCGGTTTCACCTCCGCGTGTTCTTGGGTGAATAGCGGCAGTGTCACGTTCGTGTCCGGATTCGAGCAACTGCTGACTGAGAACGCCGCTGACGCGATCTGGCTTGAACAGATCGCCGCGGCATTCGAAACAGCCGGCAGCGGGTCCATGGCCGACATCACGCTCAACAGAGCTCTCATACTTTACGCACCACCGGGGCAAGTCGGTTTGAACGATATCGGGGCCCTGAACGCCGCACAACTGAAAGCCTGGCTCGCCGTACCTGCCAACAAGGACCGACTTCAGGGGCTGCTTGAACAACCAGGGCAGGACCCCGTGGTGATAGCAAAGTGGTGGGCTGGGTTCGGCCAGACAGTCGCTGGCGGGACACTTGAACCCGGCGAGGCCCAGTTGCTCCTGATCGAGGCCATCCCCGGAGTCATCGGGAATCTGAACGGAATCACCGCGACCGCCCGGAACCTCGCCAACCGCAAACGCCTCATCACCGAGCAGGACCGCATCAACGCCGAACTGGCCAGGACGCCTCAACTCCTGCCCGCCAGCCAAGGCATGTCCATGACCAACCCGGCTTGGACACGGCTGCAAACGCAGCAGAAAGCCCTGGATGGCATCACCGACGCACTGAGGAACGCGGGCGGAACCAAAGCTGTCCTGCTGGGTTTCGACCTGACTCACGGCTCACCGAAGGCACAGGTCTCTGCTGGTAATCCCGATACGGCTGACAACGTTACCTACGCTGTGTCGGGTATGAACATTACACCGCAAAGCGGCTTCAATGACTGGGCAACAAACGCCGCGAACCTCAAGTTGCGGCAAAGCCTGAACGACGCGGGTGAGTCCTTCGCGGTGGTGGCGTGGATCAACTACGAGCCGCCCACGGTTCCGACGGTGAACAGCGGTGATGCCGCCCGCACCGGTGCCGAACGGTTCGTCACAGACCTTCAGGCGTTCAACGCCGTCAGAGAGAGCTTGGGCAACAGGACCCCGGAGACCCTGCACGTCTTGGCCCATTCCTACGGCACCACCGTGACGTCCAACGCCCTTGCCGCCGCGGCATTGAACGTCGCCTCCTTCACGATGCTCGGCTCCGCCGGCATCGAAAAAGAGATCCGAAACACCGGAGACCTCCACGTGCCCGGGGGGCACGTCTACGCCTCCGAAGCCAGCGGTGACGGGCTGGCTGACCTGGGTCGCTTCCAACGCCAAGATCCGCGGCTGGAATCCTTCGGTGCGAAAGTGTTCTCCTCAGAAGAAGCGACGATCGACGGGACCCAGTACCAAGGCACTACCGAACACAACACCTTGGTACACAGGACAGCCAGTGACGGCTACGGCTACCTGGATAAAGAAACCACGGCCCTGTATGAAGCTGCCCTCACAACAACCGGCAACGGAGACCGTATCCTGCCAAACGGACGGCCTGTTTCGCCTCCCCTTGGATTTGCTGGCCGTTGA
- a CDS encoding class I SAM-dependent methyltransferase, which produces MSFGAVRAAYSARSDEYTSLFGSISSTHPVDRELVLSWAQGLSGKVLDAGCGPGQWTAFLHSAGVDVQGVDLVPEFIETAKQFCPDAQFSVGSLDRLPTPDHSLAGILAWYSLIHTPPAGISRVLNEFARCLKPGGGLLIGFFDGPAGESFSHAVTPAYFWSLEEMSGRLQEAGFSVIGTHSRADPGVRPHAAIVAQRLLTPGRVG; this is translated from the coding sequence ATGTCCTTTGGAGCAGTGAGAGCCGCCTATTCTGCGCGTTCCGACGAGTACACCTCATTGTTCGGGTCCATCAGCAGCACGCATCCGGTCGATAGGGAGCTGGTGTTGTCATGGGCCCAGGGATTGTCCGGGAAAGTCCTCGATGCCGGCTGCGGGCCTGGGCAATGGACAGCCTTTCTGCACTCCGCCGGGGTGGACGTCCAAGGCGTGGACTTGGTACCGGAGTTCATTGAGACAGCCAAGCAATTCTGCCCGGATGCCCAGTTCTCTGTCGGGTCACTTGATCGGCTGCCCACCCCGGATCACTCATTGGCGGGAATCCTCGCCTGGTACTCACTGATTCACACTCCCCCGGCTGGGATCAGCCGGGTTCTGAACGAGTTTGCCCGGTGCCTCAAACCAGGCGGTGGCCTCCTGATCGGCTTCTTCGATGGCCCGGCGGGTGAGTCGTTCTCGCATGCAGTGACTCCTGCCTATTTCTGGTCTCTGGAGGAGATGTCGGGACGGTTGCAGGAAGCCGGTTTCAGCGTGATTGGCACGCACTCGCGCGCCGACCCCGGAGTGCGTCCCCACGCGGCCATCGTCGCGCAACGGCTGCTCACTCCCGGTCGCGTTGGCTGA